In Pyrenophora tritici-repentis strain M4 chromosome 6, whole genome shotgun sequence, the DNA window GGTCTTGAGTTGTGCGGATAGCTGCATCTACGTCAGCAATCTGCACGTACATGGTGAGCCATGGACCTGGGACGCACCTCTCCAATACGGGTACCGGGGATAGCCGAGTGTGTATCCATGCTCTTGTTCCGCTTGTGTGCACTTATACGACCAGGTCGACTCTCTCCCTCTCCGCCTACACCAGGACGTTTGAGCGAGCCATCCGATGTTCTCTTTGAGCTCTGTGTTACCGGGGCCGGAGAGCCGAGTGGCTGGCTGCATGGTGTCGGTGGCATCGATACCTCATGTTGTTTACTTTGGGTAGGCACATTGGCCGAAGAAGGCGCGGTCGAGTCTGTttctgttgttgtcgacgTAGACAGATTGCTCGACGATGACGCCAAGGCGGGTGCAGAGAAAGTCGTCGACACTGCTGACTCCTGCGAATCCGGAACCGTCACGGTGACGGGAATGTCTGGCTTGATGGCGGTAGCAACAGCGGCCGTCTTTGCAGTACTGGGGGTTTCTAATATTACAACGGATACGTGAGTGCCGGGATAATTGCGCAGTCAGAACGCGACACTTACCCATTGTGCCCGCGGGCGTGGCGGCGGGGTAACACGTAGTAAACCGGCCAACGGGTTTCAACAAAAAGATACAACCTCTTGGACAAACTATGGGAGTCGAGTAAAAATGCAAAAAGGGTACAATAGTAGCAGCCGTAGTCTCTGCTGACAAGGGCGATGATGGGGAGACGTGCCGTCGGAGCACCGTGGCCGTGTTCGTGTGCAGCACGCGAGATTGCCGCGAAGACGCGTGAACGGGCGGGAACAGGGAATACCTTGATCTCGTTTCTTCTTTGGCAGCCCAGCGGAAGATCAAACAGGGCCTGGGGAAATTTACAACAAGTAGTCAGGGCAGTCGTCAGGCTTCAAGGCACGTCCCGGTTGAGGGGGGAAAGGAACAAGACGGTCGTGTCGTCCCGAGGCCGAGTGCGAGTGACTAAAGTCGTTTGTGAGCCACGCGATCATGTGTTCCGACGCGTGTTAGCCTCTAGCGGGTGGCAATGCCATCCCAACACTCCACACTCTCCCACTCCAGGCCCTTAATCCTTTTTCGCGGCAAAGGCGTCATGCAGCGACTAGGTCAAACGAACTCATGGTCTAAGCAGCCCCTTTTTGCGCCGCCGCCTTGACACCTGCACGTCTGCTGCAATGCAATGTTGACTATGACAGCCTGCAGCTACCGCCAGCCCAACACAATCGTCATCCAGGCCGCCAATGACACGCATAGGCAATCAGTCCGACGCCATGTCGCCCCCACTAAAAACAAACATTCTCATTACATCTTATCCAGTAACTAACTAAGCCTTGTGCATCGCATCCTCTGCGCTGCTGTAGTCCCACTTGGGCAGCTTCATCGTACCCTTTTCGTTCAAATGCTTGTGCATGTCAAAGCTGTTCCACAACAGGTGCGGTTCATGGCCCCATCCTTTCCTCAGGCACTCAAACTCGGCTTTGTTGAAGTAATCTTCCAGAATATCCCGGTAATCTGGGTGTGAGCACTTGTTGATGATGACCCGCGCTCGTTCTCTCGGTGAGAGCCCACGAACGTCCGCAAGCCCTTGCTCAGTGACGATGACATCGAGATCGTGCTCGGTCTGATCTACGTGTGTGCACATGGGAACGATGCAAGAAATGCCTGTGGGGTCCGTCTTTGTAGGGCGGGTTGAGGGCGTGTGCATGATTGAGTACTTTGATGAACGGAGGAAGTCAGCTGATCCGCCAAGACCGTTGAGCATTTTACTGCCCATGACACAAGTACTGTTTGCGTGTGCGTAAATGTCCACTTCTACTGGAGTGTTCATTCCAATTACTCCGAGTCGACGGATGATTTCCGGTGAGTTGGAGACTTGCTGGGAGCGGAGGAGCAGCTTTGGCGCATAACGGTCCCAGTTGTCGTAGAAACGTTGGAAACCATCAGGAGAGAATCGGATAGATGTAGCGGTTGCAAAGTCCAAGTTGCCAGAGTCGAAGAGATCGAGGAAAGAGTCCTGGAGCACTTCGGTCCATACTTTGAGGTTCTTGAAGTTGGCACCACCAGACTGTTCTTGTTAGTGACCATACATATCGAAACAAGTCGTTTGACTTACAGCAAGACCACCAACCACAGCGTTGGCAATGTTTCCAATACCAGACTGTATTGGCAGCAAGTTCTCCGGTAGACGACCGTGATTGACCTCATGTTTCAGAAACTCAATCAAGTTCGCAGCAATGGCTCTCGACGTGTCATCCTCGGGTGCGTTAGGCTGCGTCTGATCAGGATAGTCGCTTTCCACGATAGCGACAACCTTTTCGGGGTCGACCGGAATGTGAGGAGTACCGATGCGATCTTCGGGGGACATGATGAGGTATGGCTTTCGGCGGGGTGGGAGATCAGTCATGGTGATGTCGTGAAGACCTTCAAAAGAGGGAGCCGCCGTGTTCACCTCGATGATAATCTTGTCGGCCATTTGGATCAATTCCGGTGATGCGCCAACACTGGCACCTGGAATGATACCTCCATCTTCAGTAATCGCAGACGCCTCCACAATCGTAACATCCAGTTTGTTGTTGGGCTTGTTAAGTGTGTAGAAGCTAAGCAAAATCAGCTCAACCTTCTTTCCTGAGAACTCTGCACAATACCTACCCATACATCAGATCGACAGGAAACATGCTAAGATGCTTGTCGAAAAACTTGATGTTGCCATTGTTGATACCTTTGGCAATCTCCTTGCCGACTTGATGCGGCGATCTCCGCTCAATCATGTTCAAGCGAGCCCATCGGTTCTCAGTCTCAGCCCCCGAAGAGGCACCGACAAAGAGATTGTACTTTAGCTGGCCCTGAAGGCTGTTCTTTTCCACGTGGTCAGCCAAGGCAGTGGGGATCTTCCTATCATGACGTTAGCCTCAAGCTGCAAAGCAACACGATCATCAAGGCCGAGATCGGCATAGCCACGTCTATTCCCAAATCTCTTGGACAGCCAAGATCGACTTCCAAAGGGTACTCGTTTCGACTTGATCCATGCGCAGCCAGAATTGTGGAGTCGGAGATAGCTCGGCTTTCGTCACTTCCGTTCCCCCTCGGATCCCGGGTAGGTAGATGAAAGAGCCTCATGAATTTGGCCGAACATAGAGTCAGACCGTCGAGATGTACTTACTTTGGATATCCGACACCTATTCGAAATCAGTTTGAGCCACAGACAATAAAAATGCATAAATCATACCAGTAAATCCCGACCAGCCAATGTAAGCCCCATTCGGAAAATGATGAAGCAAATCCTCCGCCTTTGCAATCTTCTTCAGATAACTCGGCCTCCTAACCCGACTTCTCAAAGCCGCTGAGACAGACATGTTGAATTTGCTGTTTTTTGCTCGCTTGCAATAATGATTGTGATCCCAGCCAGGTGTCTTATCGATAGAGCTTCGGGGCTGTTATCCAATGATTTCTGGCGTTCAAACCATCAACAGATAGAGTGGAGAGGGAGCTGCGACAAGCAAAGTTGTGACAAAATCCAAGATTCTGGGGGAAGCTTTGTCGAATTTAAAGGATACGATGGTCCAGGCTAGCCTTGTTCGGAGGGTATGGAGTGATGTCGTGGGTTGGTGCTCAAAAGCTGGACCCACACACCAAGCATGACGTCGCCGTAAAACCCCGGTCCGAGAAGAGGGGACTGGCTGGCTGATGCATTGGTCGTACGATTATCGACCGTGTATGTTACAAAATCTTTTTTTTTTCGGTAATGGTAGGTAGGCATTCTTGGGGTTTTGAGAAAATTTGTGTTGAGGAGGCTTTGGGGGGTTCTGCCTTTGCGCATGGGTTGATACAGAGCATAAAGTACATATCAGAAGCCCGGTATTCGGACGACGACTACCACTGCATCTGATCCAGCCTGAATCCACGTCGAGATCTATTTGGTAGACTACTTCATTGCGAAGAAATGGACTGTATTGGTAAGTCTGGTACACCTACACATTCGTCCCGTGCTTACTAAGCATGCGTCGAATGCACCTTCCTCGACTCCACCGATGGGGTTTTTTTTGACTTTCCACAGACCCATAGTATACTGACTATGAATAGAAGACAGAAGAGCCAATAAACGGAAAAGCGAGAGAGTATCAGCTGCTCAACCAAACACGCCAGAGCGATTGATTCTATAGCGTCTCTCTACTCTCGGCCAGGGATACGCTCTGGTTCCACCACGTAGGGTATACATCTATAATACAGGCCCATTCAAACTCTCTTTGTCTGTAGCGCGCATCTTCCATATCCTCTATGCTCTCTTCATCGCTTCTGCCTCTGGCCGTTTACTCATACACCATGGAACCAACCCCAGTGTGATGGTGGTGATCATGACCGACTGCATCGCTTGCCGTCTGATACGAGGCAAATCCTGCTGTTGCTCTTCCAGATAACAACAGTCCATCGCAAGGCCGACCCTCTAGGCTACCCAATAGCCATATTCGATATCTCAACACCCAATCCATGGTAACGCGGCATCATTTATTCATCCAACCCATTCCCCCCAGCATCGCCATCTAGCGCTCACCCCCCCCTATCATTCTTCCACGTCCCCGCATAATGATGCGTCACCAACCTAGGCGGCAGCACACTCTCCACCTCCTCGCTATACTTATTCGCCGACGCCGCGAACGACTTCCGGCATAACCAGCACATCGCCCACCAACCTCGGCTGCAGCAACTCCTGCATCTCACGCACATCCACAGTCTTATTAAGCATCCTCCCCAGACTCTTAAACACACTCCTTGTCAACCGCCGCGGCCCCGTAAAATCAACCACATCGCCCATGATATCCAACGACGCGCCCTCAACACCAATGTTGTGTTCGGCCGTCTTCTCCCGCAGTGTAAGCAGTATGTCGTCGATGATTTGCATCATATGTGGGGACCGTGGTTTAGCCATGATAGTCCAGCTAGCGAATTGTCGGACGTACACACCGGGCCAGCCTTGGTCGAACTCCCACCCTACAACGAGCGAGGCGTTGGCCTGGTATTCAGACGGCACCCATGTGCCAATAGGTGTCTCGCAGGATACGTCTAGATCGGACCATATACCGCCGCGGTCCCAGAGGAGGAGGTAGCGCAGGAAATCTGCTTTGTAGATGGGGATGGGGAGGGCGAGGTAGTTTGCGACGATGTCCGGGCGGGAAGCGAAAGCTGTACGGACGTAGTCGTCGCTGCTTTCGTCGGTCATGAAGTGCGCTGTGTAGGAAGGGTTGTTTTTGATACAGCTGTCTGTCCAGTTTTGCGTTTCTGGAGAGAGGCCATTAGGACCTAGTTTATACCAGATTTGTCGGGGAAAGCCGGTGTCCTGTACGGTGGTCGTAACGGCCCCTGGTATACGAATGACAAAGCGGTCCTGAGAGGAGAGGATGTGGTAAATCAACACTAATGTACACAGCGCGATGAAAGAGTGGTAAGTGAAGACCTTGGATAACTGCACTGGTCGTAACAGCATGATTTCAGCTCGGGGCTAAGAATAATAATAAAAAAAAGGAGAAGACGAGAAATGCGAAATTCACAAAAAGAGAACAAAATGGGCGTTTTCATGACATTTTCTCTTGTCGGGGGATTCATTCAAATGAACGTTTTGGCTCCATATATCATATgtattggaacaaggtctcctctggtggtatgactaccatagggaaccgagtagaggtatgttaggtcaccacgtattggattgaactacactaagagctgttgttctgtcttcttattatcatgatgatctggggatttacatgacagatcatcattccgcgtcggtccttctgctcgggcttacttccacgagcctcatccccgccgacctggactgaaccttaCATCTTCTCAACAATATGGTATAAGCGCGCTGCGGGAAACGGCCAGAATGGCTCCCGCGCAATAGACACCAAGTGCTTCGTGCACCCCTTGTTTGGAAAATTAAACACAATTTGTAGCGCCTAGTTATCCAATCCCGTAACTACGGTTTCCAGGAGCAGCCCGTGGTTTGTGGGCTATGGCGCGTGCATATGCAAAGCTTGGGCAAGCAATCACATAAGGGTACTCGGATTCCTACCGTAACCAGGTTATCAAGGGGCTGAGAGTGGGATTGATACGGCAAGCATCTATTCCTAGGTAGGCAAGTATCTAACAGTCATGGCTCAATTTAGTAACTTAACCAGCTCGCTTAACCTTATTGAGTTAAGCCAAGAGAATCCTGGCGCATCCATGCTCACCCGCTCAGTTCTTCCAGGTACCCCCGTACGGGAGTCCACGGGAGAGCCGAGGAGTCGCATGTCTTACTTATGTGTGTGGTATAATTACAGAGAAGAAGATACTTAGTCGAGAATGATAGCTGATGAGAGAACTACTAGGGCACCAGGCTGAGAGGTTGTGAACGAGATGGCTGCACACCCTCACAGGACTCAAGCTCAAGACATCGGTTACGGCTCCCAATGGATGAACTCCGATCGTCTCCATCAAGGGAATCTGAATAGCAAGAAATGCTTTCTCACAAGCGCCGTATAGGTACGAAGCGCTGCTGTGCCTCATTCGTGCGTTCCGCCACCGCATCAATCACATTCCATGGGTAGGAGAAGTACATGAGCCCATACCCGACTTCTTCGTGTTGCAGCTCGCCCATAGTCTTTGCAGTTGTACTTCTCTGGCCCTCGCTATTTGTCTTTTTTCGCCCTGCATTTGAGCACTTTTTCTTAGTCATCACACTACACTCACACTCGTTCAGTCTTCGACGGCCGATCTCTCTCATCATGGGCTGCCTGGCAGCATATACTCTAGTGACCGGACTATTTACCCACGTCTCCGGACTAATGATCTTCACCAACCCCCCGCCGTTTGGAACAACCGGCGACTTCAGCAATAGCCCAACATACGACGCAGGGACTATTGTGAACGTCGGTTGGACCCCCGGCGAAGACGGAGGCGGTGTTTCCCTGGTCCTGTACCAACAGAATGAAACAGACGGGGTGTGGTTTGGAGATATGGAATATCTAACTCGTAAGCAACTGTCTCAGAACTTCCCCCCCCCCTAAGAAAAACAAACGAACAAACAAACAAGCTAGTTAACCATGAAATTCAGAAAACGCAGTGAAATATCACGAGTTACTCTTGGCTTGTTGGGACGAGAAAGAACCTCGAGATATCGAACCTGTTCTATCTCAGTCTTTTCCAAGAAGGAAAAGGGGGTGGGGATTCGAGTAGTCGTTACTTTTACATTGAGGAGAGTCGCGCTGGAGATATTGcatcgtcgtcttcttcggTCATGTTTCCGACATCGACATCGACATCGCAAGCCGCGTCGTCGACCGGTACACCGGCCCCAACACAGACAAGCTCGCCCGAGTCAAGTACCCCATCAAACACAGAAACAACCAGCATACCAACCAGCAGCGCAACAACCGCACCCAACCTCTCCACCCAAGCCACCTCCCCAGCCGCCTTCCCCCTAGCCGCCAAGATCGGCCTCGGCGTAGGCATACCCGTCGCACTCATCCTAGGCCTCGCAGCAGGATGGTTCCTTTTCCGGCGCCAGCGTCACGAGAAAAACGACGTTATGCCAGAGTACGCAGTACACGAGGTACATGTACCTATGACCCAGTACAAGAGCTACGACAACGCAAGTCACCACGGTAGTGATATGAATGTGACGGAGGCGCCTGCGCATTCCCCCGTGGAGTTGGCACAGGGCTATTATGCGTGGAAAAGTCAAGCACAGAGTAAATCCGAGACTCCTGCAATAGTGCGGTATGAGATGTGAGCAGGTTCTCCTTTCACGTACGGTTGTAAAAAAAAGCTGTGGATTCTTGCCGAGGCTTGCTGTATATGAAATGCACGGGTTTGTGCAGTAATGTAATAGTAGTATGAAAAACTTGTCACGGATGAATGTGAAAGAATAATCAAACGCTGTATACTCCTCCATCCACACAACTACTAAAGCAGATTGGGATGTCTACATGATCCTGTTAAAGAGCGCGGAGTTCTACTAAAGAAATGTTACAGCTACAACTCGACGCCTATCCGAGATTCAACGCTTCTCCGCTTC includes these proteins:
- a CDS encoding OCH1, Mannosyltransferase OCH1: MLLRPVQLSKVFTYHSFIALCTLVLIYHILSSQDRFVIRIPGAVTTTVQDTGFPRQIWYKLGPNGLSPETQNWTDSCIKNNPSYTAHFMTDESSDDYVRTAFASRPDIVANYLALPIPIYKADFLRYLLLWDRGGIWSDLDVSCETPIGTWVPSEYQANASLVVGWEFDQGWPGVYVRQFASWTIMAKPRSPHMMQIIDDILLTLREKTAEHNIGVEGASLDIMGDVVDFTGPRRLTRSVFKSLGRMLNKTVDVREMQELLQPRLVGDVLVMPEVVRGVGE
- a CDS encoding solute binding protein, translated to MFPTSTSTSQAASSTGTPAPTQTSSPESSTPSNTETTSIPTSSATTAPNLSTQATSPAAFPLAAKIGLGVGIPVALILGLAAGWFLFRRQRHEKNDVMPEYAVHEVHVPMTQYKSYDNASHHGSDMNVTEAPAHSPVELAQGYYAWKSQAQSKSETPAIVRYEM